The Salarias fasciatus chromosome 12, fSalaFa1.1, whole genome shotgun sequence DNA segment GTCAAGAGcagcagcaaagaaaagctgtttggcATGGCAATAATTCAAATATTTTGATGAGCCAAAAGCCACATACCGGATCttctgctcatcccacaaatgcatgctcACGGAAATGTGACAGTGCTTAAAAGGAAATATTTAGGATGTGTATTTAGGATGTCAGAAGTTACTGTATAGTTCTCCAGCTATGCGTCAGAAAGATACAATTTTAAATATTAGTTTTACCCTCATCTCTTTTATCCcgacacttttttattttaggactctttaaatcagtgaaaatatttttttcactggACTATataaaattctttttttaaaaatgccttTTATATGATTACATTTACATTActagttgtgtttttctgtcaagcACAACATttgctctgtgttttcttccctGTACCCACTGAGAACATAACAGCTATTGTAACCGTGGTCAGATTTAGGTCCTGAAAGGAGACTTACTCTACATCTCGTTTCTTAATCGTCTTTCCAGATCCTAAGACCTCTGCTACTCGGGATACAATGGGATCATAGTTCATGCTGGCAACAGCCACCACCTCTTCGCTCCTATATGATGCACCAGGAAAGAAACCGACGTGAAGCAGCCACCGATTAACCAGACATCCAGAGGAAATGTTTCAAATTTAATCGGAAAAACAGTCTTAATTGTgagtaaaatgtgaaaaataataattgttACCTGGTGTAAAATGCTACAAATCGCAGTTCATCCAGATCTCCTTGTATAATTACATCATCAAATCCATCGCCATAACctacacaagaaaacaaaacactgaattcaatcatatttattttaacCACGTCTTTATTCACATTGTTTTTGACTCCTGGATGGTAGACGGCTGTAGAAACAACAGAGCCTCACAGCACTGACAAGGTCGATCCAGCTCTGCCTACCTGCGTAGCGAATGGTCTTCCCAAACATGGCGGACCAGAAGTAAGGCACGGTTTTGATCTCAGAGGCTCTTCCCATCATGCTCAGCGCAGCCACCCTTCCTGCCGGTAAACACGGAGAGAAAAAGCATCGCTTTGATTCAGACTTTGCTTGATGTGCAGCAGAAAAGCGATCTGTTGGTGGAAACTCTCACCGTGGACGTGAGCCATCTGCCAGTGGGGGATGTTCACCTTCTTGTTGTTGCGTGGCGGGAAAGGAAACATCACCACGTCTCCTCCGGCAAACACTCCATCCACGTTTGTCTGCATCGTCTACAAGAAAGTTTGAAGCGAGTTAAGTGTCGATGAATCAACCGTGATGGAGAAAGATTTTTCACACAGGTTTTCTAAATACTTTGTTCACAGTGATGAAGCCCTTGGAATCCAAATGGATGCCGCTCTGTTTCAGAAAACCGGTTGCTGGAACACTCCCTGCAGAAAACATCAAACTCATATTGAGATAATTTCTTATTAGGACAGATTTGAAgagatttttatttgtatttttttttatatttaatttcaccTGCTCCGATGACACACACGTCAGCCCGCAGGACTTTTCCACTCTTCAGCACTACTTCTTTCAGCTGTGGAAGAGGAAATACAGACATGTGCAGGTCATGTACTCCCGTGTAAACTAGTCACAAACTGTCAAACAAACAAGCGGAAAAATCGACGACTAGGGAAATGCTAAACCCCCCTGCCACTTCAGACAGATACGATCCCTTCAGCGGATCCTGGGCTGATGTGGAGGCCTCATCCCAGCTGTCTATTTATTCCTGAGAAACCTTACCACCCTGCAGGGAAAAGTCATTTTACCACTGTGTATCTTTTATCTCGTGCTTCATGACCCAACGTTTATAGCCATAGGTGAAGGTACACATGTAGATAAATCTATAGAGTGAACGCTTTGCTTGAGTTTATAACTTTGCGTTTTCTCCTCACCACAACAGTCCGAGCCTCGCGAGGCTTCCTGGATTTCTCAAAAACACGCAGCCATATTGCATATTTAAGCATCACAGTTAAACAGGGGTGCAGGTTCTCGCTTTGATTTCGCTCAAAACTGCCGTTTCTCATCAGACTTTCACCATGTACTGAGCGAGACAAGATAGTGCATCTGAGCGTCAGGCCATGCTGTTTCTCTCACTTTCTGAATACCTGTCCATGATGACCAATCATCTCTGACACCTCGTTCAGCATGTAGAACTTCACCCTGTTTGCCTCGAACAGctgcaaagagaaagaaaacaaaacaccacagAAACACATGAAGGCAGCATAAAAACTACTATTTACAGCTGAGTTTTCGTGTGTCCTGCTTGATCAATCACTCCTAATGAGGAGATTTACGCTGTACTGCTGTATTGaccagaacaaaaaaaaaagcacatttgcaTCTTAACTAATAGTTTCCTCTCGGGGAGAATGCTGATGATGGTACTGCAGTGTTGGTCCTTGTTCTGAAGAGCTTGATTTCCCAGGAGGTGTGTCTCTACCTTCATTATGGCTTTCCCTACTTTCTCCCCGAGAGCTTTTTTGAAGGTGACGGACTCGATCCCGATCACGGAGACAGAGTGGGCCTTGTCCGTGAGAGCTGCAGCCACCTCCATACCTGCCAACACAGCCCGCAAACAGCAGACTGTCAGCATTTATACAAGCAAACCCCAAATAAATACAATGCGAATGATTTCAGAAAGCTCATAAAgataaagaaaatgagaaaccGATGTGTTGATGGTTAGTAGAACTGTGGACAGCTCGAGGCTCTCTCCTCCAAAACAGatctatttatttatgttgcttctggggaaaaaaaaaaaaaaatccaaatcgtGTTCTACAATATGTGAGAGGTTGTAATCTGCAaagtgaccactagatgtcctGCACAGCGGTGCTTTAAGCTGGAAGGAGAAAAGGGAACAAAACTCTCAGCATTTCACTTGAAAGACTAAAAGATCCTGTGTTTCGGGTCTCGGTCTGCATGAAGGATGAAGGAACACATGGATCAAGTACTTAAACCCAGTTTGAAAGAAAAGTATGAGCGCAGCTCTGACACGATAATAAATTTAAATTCATGCGGACACGCCACACAAATATATAGAAAGTGTGTAGATTACAAGTGTAAATATTATATTGCTTTTAGtattttaaaatgataataaaataatCCATTTTATTTGAAAGCGCCTTTAAGGTCACCTAAGGTGGCTGTACGGAGAGGTTAACAACAAGAGCAACATGTAAAGTACAAATAAAGGATAAAACAactgacaataaaaagaggagaAGGCCTACAGGAGGACTTTGTAGGTAATATGTTTGCTTGACGAAGTGAAGTTAGTGCCGGATGGGGGTGATGTGTTGGGATGAGGGAGTTTTCGTGTTGATTCATGCAGCAGAGTTCTGATATTTTGTAGCAACAAAGTTACAAACTATCAAATGCATGCATGTCAATTTAATAAACCTAATATAGAGATTTATTATCAGGTCTTATTGAATCAGTAGCCATAACTCTCATTTTATCTCATCTCATTTCAGCCCTcgggtagttttttttttttttttttttttcttatagtAATAAAATTTGCACtttctggaaaaacaaaacaaaacaaagaattgTATTGTCTGCATAATGTACAATCAATTCATTATTTCTCACGGCTCTCCTGATGGCTGTTCAGGAACAACACAACAGATGTACATGGTGAATGGACCACACGATGCTTCTGGTGTAGAAACCAAACGTCCAGTAATGATAGAAAGGGATCATTTTCTGGTGACTAAAATTATTTTCTTGATTCCTGcacatggaataaaaaaacaaaacaaaaccaaaaaacctGATCTCTAGTCCTTTAACTGGTTTCTGATCCAAATTgtataaacaaatgaaaagtgtgCTTTTGTCTCACCGACAAACGATGTTCCCACGATGACGGCGTTCTTGTTGTTGGCGAGTCTCGCTATGCTGTTGGCGTCCTCAGGGGTCCTGAGGTGAAACACGTTCCTGACGTCTTTGCCCTTGTAATTCATTGGTTTGGGtctttcaagcaaaaaaaaacggGAGCGATCAAAGTCAGTGTATTGATTCATGACATCATCTTTTTGAGTGTCACACAGAttgattgaatttattttgtctCACTTGCTTCCTGTAGCAATAAAGAGTTTTCTGTACTCCATCCTTAAACCGTCGTCGAAGGTCACAGATCGTGTTTTCACATCTATTGCTACGAcctgaaataaaacattgtagagttaaaaaaaacaaaacaaaacaaataacatagttgtgttgttttttgtttgttgagaAGAAGCAGCGGTCAAACTATTCGGTCACATGAGCCCGACGATGTGTTGAACGATGACTCAGCATGACACCGGTCATCATTTCTCACCTCTTTCTCTGTGAGCAGTTCAATGTCGTGGTCCTGCAGGAACTCCACGGAGCGcagcctcagctgctccgctgtGCTGTCTAAGGACTGAGGATTAGCAGGTTAGTGCCGAGtaagacaggaaacaagaatCGCTAAATCCAAAAGCAATCATCCCTGCTCTTTTGGTACACCGTTTAGAAATGGCATTTTAGGATTACACTTTTAACAACTTTCATGACATCTACTAcgttcaaacattttctttgatgatcaatttttttttataaaaaaggaaattattCAGGCTTTAGAGCAAATATCCTGTCAGTTTCAGGTATGGCTGGTTACTTCTACACAAGCCATTTCCTTTCAAGTTAAACTGCATTGAAGTGTGTAGCTTTTCCCCAAAGACTTCCTGTTCTAGCGGCGCTGACTGACAACGCCTCTGCAGTGGGTTATATAACTTCGCTGGCCAAATATTTTCTGTCTCGGTGTATGCGGTCAAGATGTGGGTACAAACCTTACTCAGTTTAGGCCTGTCGTAGGGAGGATGTCTGTCCATGGTGCACATGACGATCCGGTCGGTGAAGCCCTCCTGCCTCAGCGTCTCTGCACAAAccagacctgctggacctgtCGACAAATTCATGGGCTtaccaacaaaacaaaaaaaccaacaaaaaaaaaaaacaaaaaaaaaaaaaacgtgaaatAGTGAGCCTGAGGACTGAACACACTGACCTGAGCCAATGATGAGAACATGGCTGAAACCGGTGCTGGAGTTAATGACTGCTGAACACCGGGCCATGGGCTTTAACCTTTTCTGTGACTGAAGGGTCTGGAAATGTTTAAAGATCACATCCATTAAATCTGTTTGTTTACGCCCCGGCTTCAAGTCCTCACAATCTTTTCGTCGTTACCTGCTTGTTTGCACGAATGATCACCTTGTCCTTTTCAACTCTGACCTGGAGCAAACAGACATGAGGAATGTGTGCACTTTTTGACGATCCTCAGAGACACGATAAGGCGGGGAATGCGTTAAGGAAGGGCACAGGTGGTGAAGGTCACCTGGAAGGTAGGCAGGCTGTCCAGGCCAGGGAAGTCCTCGATTTCTCCCGTAGCGATGTTGAAACATGCTCCATGCCAGGGACACCGCACATGGCCTTTTGATAGCACACCTGAAACAATGCAGTTACACAACTATACACaaaatttttgtgtttttttttaaacaaatgtggATACAAAGCAAGCATTTCCTGCATAATAACAACAGTAATAAAGAATAATGTCGCTAACCTTTGACAAGCGGAGCTCCGTAATGGGGACACTTATGGCCCATGGCTGAAAACTCCCCGTGCTCTTTGATCAGCAAAGCTCTGCCACTTCCCAAATCAACCTCTCGCATCCTGTAGAATGCACGAACACAGTAAGATGCGTGAATATTCAGGTCTGGTGCAGCTGAACAGGGGCAGAGTAGAACTCCCTGTTTCTCCACTGACAGCTGAAACTGCTTCCTCCCATTTGCCAGGCTTTCCTGCCTCCACCCCGACTGGAACCTGCCCCTGTTGTGTTTGGTGAGAATTTAAAATGCCACAATTGCTCTCTTTTTATAATTCAAGGTATTTTCACAGGTTTAGAGGCAAAGCAATGGCCCCGGAAAAGCACTGCAGTGACACTCATTAAAGCAAGGTGAAAATATGATTAAAGCTTGATTTATCTTGTGCCTAAGCGGTCACCACCTCAATTCAGGGCACTTTGGGGTTCTACTGTTACCGGACTTGGTTTGATATGATCACAGTGGTGTCACACTTTGCAGGGATGTTGCTCATTTCTGagtgtctctgctgcagcagcagcttccctcTCTTCTTGTGCTGCTGATGCCGAGGATTTTAGTGCTTAGTATCGTCCCGTAACCGTCCCCTCAGCTCACTGTACACCCGCACCGAGTGCGACACTCTCACACCTGATAACTAAATCTGACAGTGCTGCCTGCTGGATAAACGCAAAAAGAGTATTTCTCATCTGTTCTACTGCAGGGTCCTGCTGGAATCAGAATCTCTTTTGTGAGACACAGAGCCTTTGTCCCTATCCCATATGCATGTGATCAGGTGGGACCATAAAGCTTCTTACTGTCCATTTTCCAGGTCCTTAACGTGACACACGGACGCCTCCACATAGTCCCGCGGTTTGTGGTAGAGCGGCAGTGGCGTGGAGTCGTCGTCCGATCCGTGTCCGAGGGCCCCGTTGGGTCTGCACTCAGCAAAGGGACTCGCCTTGCCGTTGGGCGACAAGCCGTCCATCTCTTTTTCTTTATCCAGGAGAGAGAGTTCCACTTTAACTTCAActgcacaacacaaacacacggcaCTCAGAAAACGCACGGCTGAACACGTGTGAATTTACTCTGAGTCCCAGcagcaacaaactgaagctttCAAACAGAGACTGTTGAAGAGCTCTGCATTATTAGACACCTGTCCTCTATCGTTTTATTTCTGTCCTTCTCCAGTGTGCTGGAAGACTGATTTGCCTTTCAGCAGGCGGAGATGTCTACAACGTTGGGACAAATTGATTCTGGCACCTGCACAacggaaacaaatgaaaacaagaagcgGGTGACGGGAGGAGTGTCAAACAGCAGCTtcgtcttcttttcttttgttgctttgcttttgtttccaCTTTTGAAAGAGGCACTCCCATAAAATATATCAGCTATTATTGAACAACACACCAGGAAATCAGTCATGCCCAGCTATAACACTTTAAAGTGCTAAATATGCTTATGTTTATGTTTTACATTCAAGTTCACCAGTAcgatggaaaaacacaaaaacatgaaaaatacagtggTCCTTCACTTTTCGGTATTCTTCCGACTTTCTGAGCATTTGTACTGTGACTTTATCGAGCATTCTCTTATTATAATGTACATTTGTCATCTCCAGGATGTTGCAAAgtgaaatataaattaaatgaagacatgaatAAAGGGCAACTTGCCACTAATTGGTTTTCTTTGTCACCTCTGTCAGAAAACATTATTCTGAATGACATTACAAAGAGAATAGTATCATACTGTTGATCTGTTTTCAGAAACATACAAGTGATGCGCCACTGTTAACCTTCTACTTGttaacatgaagaaacagtTGTGTAACTCCTTTTTGACTGCAGCAGGCTTTATCTGTTCGGCTGGAAAAATGTGCTGATCATCCGGTTCCTACTCAGTAATCTGGCTGGAATTTTCTCCCGCTGAGCAAGTCTT contains these protein-coding regions:
- the aifm3 gene encoding apoptosis-inducing factor 3, yielding MGGCFSKPKPVEVKVELSLLDKEKEMDGLSPNGKASPFAECRPNGALGHGSDDDSTPLPLYHKPRDYVEASVCHVKDLENGQMREVDLGSGRALLIKEHGEFSAMGHKCPHYGAPLVKGVLSKGHVRCPWHGACFNIATGEIEDFPGLDSLPTFQVRVEKDKVIIRANKQTLQSQKRLKPMARCSAVINSSTGFSHVLIIGSGPAGLVCAETLRQEGFTDRIVMCTMDRHPPYDRPKLSKSLDSTAEQLRLRSVEFLQDHDIELLTEKEVVAIDVKTRSVTFDDGLRMEYRKLFIATGSKPKPMNYKGKDVRNVFHLRTPEDANSIARLANNKNAVIVGTSFVGMEVAAALTDKAHSVSVIGIESVTFKKALGEKVGKAIMKLFEANRVKFYMLNEVSEMIGHHGQLKEVVLKSGKVLRADVCVIGAGSVPATGFLKQSGIHLDSKGFITVNKTMQTNVDGVFAGGDVVMFPFPPRNNKKVNIPHWQMAHVHGRVAALSMMGRASEIKTVPYFWSAMFGKTIRYAGYGDGFDDVIIQGDLDELRFVAFYTRSEEVVAVASMNYDPIVSRVAEVLGSGKTIKKRDVEMLARLGKTGDISWLIDKGSQ